The Methylosinus trichosporium OB3b genome includes the window ATTGTGTCGAGGCTCCGGTTATGCTCGACCAATTTGCCGGCGCCGTCCCGACGAACGCCAAAGTATAGTCCCCCTGTGGATTGCTTCCAGTCGTCGAAACGAACTGCGTTCCGGACCTCGTGAAATCGTAAGCGACGCCGTTCGGCAAATGCAGGGTCACGGCGTTTCCGCCGGTTCCTTGCAAATGAACCTCCAACTCAAATCCGAAGCGCCAGCCTCCGATCGCGCCCCGGATTGTTCCGTTGGCTGCCTGAACGCCGTAGATTTGCGGGATACTGCGATAATGCCGCTCGATCAGGAAACGGTTATCCGCCGTCGAAAAGTCCGTGACATGCTCGACCTTCGCGCCGTCGAACAGCACAACGGGATTTCCCCTTTGATTATTTGGGAGACCTCCAGAGTTCGCTCCGCATCCACCGTCCCGCGGGGGCGCGTCTTCGTTGTCACGAACGCATTGCGAACGTCCATTCGGATGCGATCCGGACTCGCAGCGGAATTTGGCGGTGCCGGGAGAATAGAAGCCGCAAGAATTCAATCCGCCGTTACACCTACCATCTCCATACGTCGTCCAGTCGCACTGAAAGAGCGACGGATCGCCAGTCGGATAAGCAGCTATATACCGCGTCGCCGGAGTGTGCGTCGGGTCGGCCGAATTTTCCCATTGCGCCCGACAAGCGGCGTCGGGGGTGGGGAGGCACAGATACGGCCCACTTACGCCCCCCGTCACAACACACCATCCTGTAACGCCTTCTCCCAAATTCGCCTGAGCTCGAACGCTCTCGGGGAGGAAAAAGATCGCGAGCGACAGAGCTGTCGCAACGACGCAGCCGATGAAAGACACAAACCGCATTTCTCACCTTCAATGTCACGAGAAGTTAACAATTTACTTCACGCACAGATGCGCTCACTCCTCCAAAATGTCAAGATCAAGACTCCGGGTTCAGCGACGGGTTGCGGTGGAGAAGGGCGCTTGCAAGCGCTCGAATGAGACAGAACCGAGGAGATCAAATCCCATTTTAATTCCGTATTAATTACGGCGTTTCTCAAGTGATATCGAATTTAGCTTGAGTGATAGGATGCACCTTTTTCTCCTTCGCCAATCGGATCGCAATGCGTCGCCGCGGCGGAGTAAGCAAGCCGCGAAACGGCGCCGAAGGCGAGCTTTCGGCCCGCAGATCGACGAAATGGGCGGCTTTTCCGTCCTTTCGGGGCGCGCCAACAACGCCCCAGCGGCGAAGTTTGGCCTTCGGATGCGTTTTCAAACGACCGTTTATTGATATTAATCAAAATTGCATTTTCGATTTTGAGAGCCTGTTGATAACATCATGGGCGATATGATACACTCGCGGCAATGAGATTGGTTCTGGATACGAACGCTCTGATCGCAGCACTCCGAAGCCCAAGCGGAGCCTCCGCGGAGCTTCTCAAGCTTGCGCGTCGAGGACAGATCCAGCTTTTGGCCAGCGCCGCCCTCGCAATCGAATATGAGGCCGTCTGTCTGCGCGACGAACACCGAAAAGCGGCCGGCCTGTCGACAAAGGAGGTCGTTCAGTTTCTCGATGCGATCATCGATCTGATCGAACCGGTCGAAATCTGGTTCCTTTGGCGGCCGCAATTGCGAGATCCGGGCGACGAGCTCGTGCTCGAGGCGGCTGTAAATGGGCGGGCCACGACAATCGTGACGTTCAATTTGCGTGACTTCGGACTTGTCCGAGAGCGCTTTGGGATCGACGTTCTCACGCCGAGAGATACGCTGATGAGGATGGTGCGATGAAAACGAAAACAGCCGCTTATGCCCTGCGGCTCCCCGCTTCGATGAAGGCGGAAGCCGAAAAGATCGCCGCCGAGGATGGCACGAGCCTCAACCAGTTCGTCGCTTCAGCGGTGGCCGAAAAGGTTTCGGCGTTGCGCACGGCTCGCTATTTCGCGGAAAAGAAAGGCCGGACCGATTGGAGCGCCTTCGACCGTATCATGCGCCGCGAGGGTGGCGCGCCACCGGTTGCAGACGACAAGATTCCGGAAGCTTATCGAACGGCGCGCAAATAGTCCGTTGCTGATTTTGTCGGAAGGAGACGAGGGCGAATGCCCCTGATCGGCTATGCCCGCGTCTCGACCGAGGATCAGGTCACGGACGCCCAGACCGATGTGCTGAAGGCGGCCGGCTGCGTCGAGATTTTTCGCGAGCACATGTCGGGCGCCAAGGCCTCGCGGCCGGAACTGGCCAAGGCGCTGGCGCGGGTGCGCCGCGGCGACGTGCTGGTGGTGGCAAGACTCGATCGCCTCGCGCGCTCACTGTCGCATCTCCTGTCGGTGATCGCCGAGCTCGACGCCAAGGGCGCACATTTCAAATCACTCGCCGATCCGATCGACACGACGACCCCGCAAGGCCGTTTCGCCCTGCAGGTTCTGGGCGCCGTGGCCGAGCTGGAGCGCGCTTTGATCCGGGAGCGCACCAAGGACGGCCTGCGCGCCGCCAAAAAGCGCGGCCGCATCGGCGGCAATCCAAAGCTCCGCGCCGGCGACCGCGACGCCATCCAGCGCATCGTCGACGCCAAGGCGGCGAATTATTTCGCGCGCGTCAATCGAACGGCCGAACATTGGCTGCCGGTCGTCCGGCAAATGCGCCCGGATCACCGCTGGCAAGATGTC containing:
- a CDS encoding putative toxin-antitoxin system toxin component, PIN family; its protein translation is MRLVLDTNALIAALRSPSGASAELLKLARRGQIQLLASAALAIEYEAVCLRDEHRKAAGLSTKEVVQFLDAIIDLIEPVEIWFLWRPQLRDPGDELVLEAAVNGRATTIVTFNLRDFGLVRERFGIDVLTPRDTLMRMVR
- a CDS encoding toxin-antitoxin system HicB family antitoxin; amino-acid sequence: MKAEAEKIAAEDGTSLNQFVASAVAEKVSALRTARYFAEKKGRTDWSAFDRIMRREGGAPPVADDKIPEAYRTARK
- a CDS encoding recombinase family protein gives rise to the protein MPLIGYARVSTEDQVTDAQTDVLKAAGCVEIFREHMSGAKASRPELAKALARVRRGDVLVVARLDRLARSLSHLLSVIAELDAKGAHFKSLADPIDTTTPQGRFALQVLGAVAELERALIRERTKDGLRAAKKRGRIGGNPKLRAGDRDAIQRIVDAKAANYFARVNRTAEHWLPVVRQMRPDHRWQDVVRVLNAKRDGANGAPLPQWTAERLKRAVKCFVAEGLIEPRLLHQAASRKVSSERLVTLVAGIKRANPDLTLAQIGAQLEAMYERTPRGGTRWAPSSVKSLLDRAEKLRLLAAETL